The Flavobacterium sp. M31R6 nucleotide sequence AGTCGTTTCCTGTGGTTTTTGTCACATTCAGGAAAATGCATTCACCCATCACGGTCACGTCTTTAGTCACGGAGTTGGCGACAATATCGGAACCAGAAACACACCTTCGATTCAAAATTTGGGTTATCAAACAGCCTTTATGTACGATGGTGCCGCTTCTCATCTCGATTTGCAACCCATTATTCCGTTTACAAGTCCAATCGAAATGAACGGCAATTTCAATGATGCGATTGCCATGATGAAGTCGGATGAAACGTATCAAAAATTGTTTGGAGCTGCATTCAAAGATGGAAAAATCAATTCCGAAAACATGCTCAAAGCACTTTCGCAATTCATGCTGATGGTGACCTCCAGCAATTCTAGATTTGACAAATACCGTCGCAACGAAGTTGGTGGAACTCTAACAACAGACGAATTAGCCGGTTATGAAATTTTCAAAACCAAATGCAGTTCGTGTCACGCCACCGATTTGATGACCGACAATTCATTCAGAAACAACGGATTGGCAGTCAATCGGCAAATTAAAGATGTAGGGCGTTATCGAGTAACCCAATTAGCAGTGGATTATTATAAATTTAAAGTGCCGAGTTTAAGAAATGTCGAAAAAACAGCGCCTTATATGCACGACGGACGATTCGGAACTTTAGAAGCGGTTTTGGATCATTATGCCTCGGGTGTCGTAAACTCGGAGAC carries:
- a CDS encoding cytochrome-c peroxidase, yielding MKKRHFLWFIIPLILSCSNDNESNYVDVPLAFTVPSNFPPLAYNIALNPPTEKGFELGKKLFYDGRLSSDGVVSCGFCHIQENAFTHHGHVFSHGVGDNIGTRNTPSIQNLGYQTAFMYDGAASHLDLQPIIPFTSPIEMNGNFNDAIAMMKSDETYQKLFGAAFKDGKINSENMLKALSQFMLMVTSSNSRFDKYRRNEVGGTLTTDELAGYEIFKTKCSSCHATDLMTDNSFRNNGLAVNRQIKDVGRYRVTQLAVDYYKFKVPSLRNVEKTAPYMHDGRFGTLEAVLDHYASGVVNSETLDPILNQNGKLGIALTTQEKMQVIAFLKTLTDNQYLTDKRFSEF